The Macrobrachium nipponense isolate FS-2020 chromosome 1, ASM1510439v2, whole genome shotgun sequence genome includes a window with the following:
- the LOC135218738 gene encoding uncharacterized protein LOC135218738, with protein MAITSENARINISGECLNNLRFADDSESGEGLQKIKEDLNRESRNVGLKTNMSKSKINSMKMQRQQIRVMDEPLEIVNEYTYLGQTVSVSPGHETEIKRRIGMGWRAFVVTYPTFTCTSLTLVTLEIIDQVNEPHTISKSLAAPSIQFSTFAPHHSTQKQGILRGRRFSSQKRSPH; from the exons ATGGCCATCACGAGTGAAAACGCAAGAATTAATATTAGTGGGGAAtgccttaacaacttaagatttgcagatgacagtgaatcaggggagggattacaaaagataaaagaggatctgaatagagaaagcagaaatgtaggactgaaaacgAATATGAGTAAATCTAAGAtaaattcaatgaaaatgcagagacaacaaataagggttatggacgaacctctagagattgttaatgaatatacgtacttAGGACAGACAGttagtgtttccccaggacatgagaccgaaattaaaagaaggataggcatgggatggagagcttttg TTGTAACCTATCCTACTTTCACTTGTACCTCTCTCACACTAGTGACACTGGAGATTATCGACCAAGTCAATGAACCCCACACCATCAGCAAGAGCCTTGCAGCTCCTTCCATTCAATTCTCAACCTTTGCACCCCATCACTCCACCCAGAAGCAGGGCATTTTAAGGGGGAGACGATTTTCCTCACAGAAAAGATCACCTCATTGA